In Salvia splendens isolate huo1 unplaced genomic scaffold, SspV2 ctg200, whole genome shotgun sequence, a single window of DNA contains:
- the LOC121789291 gene encoding transcription factor bHLH95-like — protein sequence MVGEVEHDMWNDDQSWAFPVLPVEDNGGKTLIESGKVLTGAEQLMNDRGKKRAGNEIDEHELHIWTERERRRKMRDMFASLHALIPKLHPRVDKTTLVDEAVEHIKKMQKTLEKLEKQKEKKLKGGNINLASCDIPGITSQSREAFMADQASTSQQPPPPVTHSGRASFTSWASTNVVLNVCGIDAHLSIVCSPTKTGMMAYLGLVMDNYNLDLVSAHISSDSILRNYMVHIRANGAVQQQLAEGASFHVEETYKKVAAELMLWINS from the exons TCGTGGGCGTTTCCAGTTCTCCCAGTCGAAGACAATGGCGGGAAGACACTGATCGAGAGTGGCAAGGTCTTGACGGGCGCAGAGCAGCTGATGAATGACAGGGGGAAGAAGAGGGCCGGGAATGAGATCGATGAACACGAGCTACATATATGgaccgagagagagaggaggaggaagatgaGGGATATGTTTGCTAGCCTCCATGCTTTGATCCCTAAACTCCACCCCAGG GTAGACAAAACCACCCTAGTTGATGAAGCAGTGGAACACATCAAGAAGATGCAGAAAACCCTCGAAAAACTTGAAAAGCAGAAGGAGAAGAAGCTTAAAGGAGGAAACATCAATCTCGCCAGCTGTGATATTCCCGGCATCACCAGCCAGTCACGGGAGGCGTTCATGGCGGATCAAGCATCGACAAGCCAGCAGCCTCCGCCTCCGGTCACTCATTCGGGCCGGGCCAGTTTCACTTCATGGGCTTCTACAAATGTAGTGCTAAATGTGTGTGGGATTGATGCCCATCTCAGCATTGTTTGCAGCCCTACAAAGACCGGGATGATGGCCTATCTCGGGCTTGTGATGGACAACTACAACCTCGACCTCGTCTCTGCCCACATCTCGTCTGATTCCATCTTGCGAAACTACATGGTTCATATCAGG GCAAATGGAGCTGTGCAGCAGCAGTTGGCTGAGGGGGCATCATTTCATGTGGAAGAAACGTACAAGAAAGTTGCAGCTGAGCTCATGCTTTGGATTAATTCCTAA